In Jatrophihabitans endophyticus, one DNA window encodes the following:
- a CDS encoding glyoxalase superfamily protein, which yields MDYRLGLVCVPVSDVDAAKDFYVDRLGFVPDHDDQLQDGVRFVQLTPPGSGCSICIGEGLTTMTPGSLEGLQLVVADADAAHAELSARGAPVSDVEELPWGRFVYFSDPDGNAWNIQQPVSPSP from the coding sequence GGGCTGGTCTGCGTGCCGGTGAGCGACGTGGACGCCGCGAAGGACTTCTACGTGGACAGGCTCGGCTTCGTCCCCGATCACGACGACCAGCTGCAGGACGGCGTGCGCTTCGTCCAGCTGACGCCCCCGGGCTCGGGCTGCTCGATCTGCATCGGCGAGGGCCTGACGACGATGACGCCCGGATCGCTCGAGGGACTGCAGCTGGTCGTCGCCGACGCGGACGCCGCGCACGCCGAACTCAGTGCGCGCGGCGCGCCGGTCAGCGACGTCGAGGAGCTGCCCTGGGGTCGCTTCGTCTACTTCAGCGACCCCGACGGCAACGCCTGGAACATCCAGCAGCCGGTGTCACCGAGCCCGTAG
- a CDS encoding M1 family metallopeptidase produces the protein MNRAWRRLTGIAAGGLLTVSLVPAAAAAPATASRHFTPGAAGVGDPYFPELGNGGFDVEHYDLNLGYVPADRQLRGTATIRARATQNLSRFDLDLSGMTVRSVRVDGAAARFTREDEELVITPRHGLVRGEHFAVTVRYDGSPKTITGSPIVFGADYGWQYTKDGAFVGDEPNAAHTWFPSSDHPSDKASYTFRVTVPQGTKVVANGELRAENTVAAGTRYVWNEVKPMATYLATIDIGRWNFRSGRTAGGISELVAVDPDLAAKARDARFSETTGEITDYWAKTFGKYPFTSTGAIVDNLPNVGFSLETQTRPLYGSVVGVGTIAHELSHEWFGDSVSVRTWRDIWLNEGFATYAAWLWAEHTGGRTAYASAKAAYDGVAASSPFWNQSIADPQRDTMFSSAVYNRGGMTLAALQHRIGDTAFFRLLRTWTAQHRYGNATTAQFTRLAERVSGQDLDDFFRTWLWDKTKPATFG, from the coding sequence GTGAACCGAGCCTGGCGCCGTCTCACCGGCATCGCCGCCGGCGGACTGCTGACCGTGTCCCTCGTGCCGGCGGCCGCCGCCGCGCCCGCGACCGCCTCGCGGCACTTCACCCCCGGCGCGGCCGGGGTCGGCGACCCCTACTTCCCCGAGCTGGGCAACGGCGGCTTCGACGTCGAGCACTACGACCTGAACCTGGGCTACGTCCCCGCCGACAGGCAGCTGCGGGGTACGGCCACGATCCGTGCCCGGGCCACGCAGAACCTCTCCCGCTTCGACCTCGACCTGTCGGGCATGACCGTGCGGTCCGTCCGCGTCGACGGCGCCGCCGCCCGCTTCACCCGCGAGGACGAGGAGCTCGTCATCACGCCGCGGCACGGGCTTGTGCGGGGTGAGCACTTCGCCGTGACCGTCCGCTACGACGGCTCGCCGAAGACGATCACCGGCTCGCCGATCGTCTTCGGCGCCGACTACGGCTGGCAGTACACGAAGGACGGTGCGTTCGTCGGCGACGAGCCCAACGCCGCGCACACGTGGTTCCCGAGCAGCGACCACCCCAGCGACAAGGCGTCCTACACCTTCCGCGTCACGGTCCCGCAGGGGACGAAGGTGGTCGCGAACGGCGAGCTGCGGGCCGAGAACACCGTCGCGGCCGGCACCCGCTACGTCTGGAACGAGGTCAAGCCGATGGCCACGTACCTCGCCACCATCGACATCGGCCGGTGGAACTTCCGCAGCGGCCGCACCGCCGGCGGCATCTCCGAGCTGGTCGCCGTCGACCCCGACCTCGCGGCCAAGGCGCGTGACGCCCGCTTCTCCGAGACGACCGGCGAGATCACCGACTACTGGGCGAAGACCTTCGGCAAGTACCCGTTCACCTCCACCGGTGCCATCGTCGACAACCTGCCCAACGTCGGCTTCTCCCTCGAGACGCAGACCCGGCCGCTGTACGGCTCGGTCGTCGGCGTGGGCACGATCGCGCACGAGCTCTCGCACGAGTGGTTCGGCGACAGCGTGTCCGTCCGCACCTGGCGCGACATCTGGCTCAACGAGGGCTTCGCGACGTACGCGGCGTGGCTGTGGGCGGAGCACACGGGCGGCAGGACGGCCTACGCCAGCGCGAAGGCCGCCTACGACGGAGTCGCCGCGTCCTCGCCGTTCTGGAACCAGTCGATCGCCGATCCGCAGCGCGACACGATGTTCTCGAGCGCCGTCTACAACCGTGGCGGCATGACCCTCGCCGCCCTACAGCACCGCATCGGTGACACGGCCTTCTTCCGGCTGCTGCGGACGTGGACCGCCCAGCACCGCTACGGCAACGCGACCACGGCGCAGTTCACCCGGCTCGCCGAGCGGGTGTCCGGTCAGGACCTGGACGACTTCTTCCGCACCTGGCTCTGGGACAAGACCAAGCCCGCGACCTTCGGGTGA
- a CDS encoding HipA family kinase, whose translation MLAEVVATRYVTPLREGGSLPGLMEADDLGVYVVKYVGAGQGRKALVAEIVAGQLARALGLPVPRLVTVDLDPALAANEPDEEVQDLLRASAGRNLGIDFLPGALDLDAGAFAVDADLAARVLWFDALVGNVDRSWRNPNLLFWHGRPYLIDHGASLTFHHRWSSAGAAAGRPYDASEHALIGAGGDVAAADAELASRVDADLLRSVVADVPDEWLRDEPGFASPAAVRTAYVDAVLARLAAREQWLGPLRDTAAAAPRRAARPSARSTTRPAWLR comes from the coding sequence GTGCTCGCGGAGGTGGTGGCGACCCGGTACGTGACGCCGCTGCGCGAGGGCGGGTCGCTGCCGGGGCTGATGGAGGCCGACGACCTCGGGGTCTACGTCGTCAAGTACGTCGGGGCGGGCCAGGGTCGTAAGGCGCTGGTCGCCGAGATCGTGGCCGGCCAGCTCGCCCGCGCGCTCGGCCTGCCCGTCCCCCGGCTGGTCACGGTGGACCTCGACCCGGCGCTCGCGGCGAACGAGCCGGACGAGGAGGTGCAGGACCTGCTCCGCGCCAGCGCGGGCCGCAACCTCGGCATCGACTTCCTGCCCGGCGCGCTCGACCTGGACGCCGGCGCGTTCGCCGTCGACGCCGACCTCGCGGCCCGGGTGCTGTGGTTCGACGCGCTCGTCGGCAACGTCGACCGGTCCTGGCGCAACCCGAACCTGCTGTTCTGGCACGGCCGGCCGTACCTCATCGACCACGGCGCGAGCCTCACTTTCCACCACCGGTGGTCCTCGGCGGGGGCGGCCGCGGGCCGGCCCTACGACGCGAGCGAGCACGCGCTGATCGGCGCGGGCGGCGACGTCGCGGCCGCGGACGCCGAGCTCGCATCCCGCGTCGACGCGGACCTGCTGCGTTCGGTCGTGGCCGACGTGCCCGACGAGTGGCTCCGCGACGAACCCGGCTTCGCCTCCCCCGCCGCCGTCCGCACCGCCTACGTGGACGCGGTGCTGGCCCGGCTGGCCGCCCGGGAGCAGTGGCTGGGTCCGCTGCGCGACACGGCCGCCGCCGCGCCGCGACGGGCGGCCCGGCCATCGGCCCGATCGACCACCCGGCCGGCGTGGCTGCGATGA
- a CDS encoding DUF3037 domain-containing protein, with protein MRVPFEYAVIRVVPRVERGEFVNAGVIVYCPEHAYLRAAVHLDEARLRALDPDAPVADVHAALAALAGTCDGEDGPAAADRIGQRFRWLTAPRSTVVQPGPVHTGLTAGPDVETDRLLRTLVLR; from the coding sequence ATGAGGGTCCCGTTCGAGTACGCGGTGATCCGTGTCGTCCCCCGCGTCGAACGCGGGGAGTTCGTCAACGCCGGCGTCATCGTCTACTGCCCCGAACACGCCTACCTGCGCGCGGCCGTCCACCTCGACGAGGCGCGCCTGCGCGCGCTCGACCCCGACGCTCCCGTTGCCGACGTGCACGCCGCCCTGGCCGCGCTCGCCGGCACCTGCGACGGCGAGGACGGGCCGGCGGCGGCCGACCGCATCGGGCAGCGCTTCCGGTGGCTCACCGCGCCGCGCAGCACCGTGGTGCAGCCCGGCCCGGTCCACACCGGCCTCACCGCGGGCCCGGACGTCGAGACCGATCGGCTGCTGCGGACGCTCGTGCTGCGCTGA
- a CDS encoding D-alanine--D-alanine ligase family protein, which translates to MLVGSRIRVAVVYGGRSSEHGISVVSAGSVLAALDPERYDVVPVGITPAGKWVLTDASAETLAITGRTLPEVDKGTAVVLAQDPDAPRLVPLEAGAAVETLGSVDVVFPVLHGRFGEDGTIQGLLEMAGVPYVGPGVFASAAGMDKEFTKILLRAAGLDVGEFAVLRRGRPYSAVDLHHLGLPVFVKPARAGSSVGITRVDDWAALDDAVATAFGHDDKVLVEAAVSGREIECGVLEDDAGAPHASVPAEIRLRPGHDWYDFDAKYLDDACDFDIPARLADELTAEIRNAACRAFTALDCAGLARVDFFLAGERVVVNEVNTMPGFTPISLFPRVWAASGVDYPTLVDRLIAAALRRAA; encoded by the coding sequence CTGCTCGTGGGCAGCCGCATCCGGGTCGCCGTCGTGTACGGCGGGCGCAGCAGCGAGCACGGGATCTCGGTCGTCTCGGCCGGAAGCGTGCTGGCCGCCCTCGACCCCGAGCGCTACGACGTCGTTCCCGTCGGCATCACGCCGGCCGGGAAGTGGGTGCTCACCGACGCGTCGGCCGAGACCCTGGCGATCACCGGCCGCACGCTGCCCGAGGTCGACAAGGGCACCGCCGTCGTGCTGGCGCAGGACCCCGACGCGCCGCGCCTCGTCCCGCTGGAGGCCGGCGCCGCCGTCGAGACGCTGGGGTCGGTGGACGTCGTCTTCCCCGTCCTGCACGGTCGTTTCGGCGAGGACGGCACCATCCAGGGCCTGCTGGAGATGGCGGGCGTGCCCTACGTCGGGCCCGGTGTCTTCGCGAGCGCCGCCGGCATGGACAAGGAGTTCACCAAGATCCTGCTGCGGGCCGCGGGCCTGGACGTCGGCGAGTTCGCGGTCCTGCGGCGTGGCCGGCCCTACTCGGCGGTGGACCTGCACCACCTCGGCCTGCCGGTGTTCGTCAAGCCCGCGCGGGCGGGGTCGAGCGTCGGCATCACCCGCGTGGACGACTGGGCGGCCCTCGACGACGCCGTGGCCACCGCGTTCGGCCACGACGACAAGGTGTTGGTCGAGGCCGCCGTCAGCGGGCGGGAGATCGAGTGCGGCGTGCTCGAGGACGACGCCGGGGCCCCCCACGCGAGCGTCCCGGCCGAGATCCGGCTGCGTCCGGGGCACGACTGGTACGACTTCGACGCCAAGTACCTCGACGACGCATGCGACTTCGACATCCCGGCCCGGCTTGCGGACGAGCTCACCGCGGAGATCCGCAACGCGGCGTGCCGCGCGTTCACCGCGCTCGACTGCGCCGGCCTGGCGCGGGTCGACTTCTTCCTCGCCGGCGAGCGCGTCGTCGTCAACGAGGTCAACACCATGCCCGGCTTCACCCCGATCTCGCTGTTCCCGCGGGTGTGGGCGGCGTCCGGCGTCGACTACCCGACCCTCGTCGACCGGTTGATCGCCGCCGCCCTGCGCCGCGCCGCCTGA
- a CDS encoding NAD(P)H-dependent glycerol-3-phosphate dehydrogenase: protein MTRAAVLGAGSWGTAFAKVLVDAGNDVTLWARRDELATRINAEHRNEDYLPGVELPAELVATHDPVAAVRDADLVAIAIPSQTLRENLAVWAADLPADATLVSLMKGVELGSTKRMSEVIVEVAGVPADRVAVVSGPNLALEIAQRHPTATVVACADDTRAIEVQKLCGTPYFRPYTNTDVIGCELGGAVKNVIALACGIAQGMRFGDNTLASIITRGLAETARLGERLGADPVTFAGLAGLGDLVATCNSPLSRNRSFGERLGRGESLDQAQEATHGQVAEGVKSCRGVLELARHHDIDVPITAAVEAVCFRGLTPAQMLELLMSRSMKSES, encoded by the coding sequence ATGACCCGCGCCGCCGTCCTCGGGGCCGGATCCTGGGGGACAGCGTTCGCCAAGGTGCTGGTCGACGCCGGCAACGACGTCACGCTCTGGGCGCGCCGCGACGAGCTCGCGACCCGCATCAACGCCGAGCACCGCAACGAGGACTACCTGCCCGGGGTCGAGCTGCCGGCCGAGCTCGTCGCCACCCACGACCCCGTCGCGGCCGTCCGTGACGCCGACCTGGTCGCCATCGCCATCCCCTCGCAGACCCTGCGCGAGAACCTCGCGGTGTGGGCGGCGGACCTGCCGGCGGACGCGACCCTCGTCAGCCTGATGAAGGGGGTCGAGCTCGGCTCGACCAAGCGCATGAGCGAGGTGATCGTCGAGGTCGCGGGGGTGCCGGCCGACCGGGTCGCGGTCGTGAGCGGACCCAACCTGGCCCTCGAGATCGCCCAGCGGCACCCCACCGCGACGGTCGTCGCCTGCGCGGACGACACCCGGGCGATCGAGGTGCAGAAGCTGTGCGGCACGCCCTACTTCCGGCCGTACACGAACACCGACGTCATCGGGTGCGAGCTCGGCGGCGCGGTCAAGAACGTCATCGCGCTCGCGTGCGGCATCGCCCAGGGCATGCGCTTCGGCGACAACACGCTCGCCTCGATCATCACCCGGGGCCTGGCCGAGACGGCGCGTCTCGGTGAACGGCTCGGCGCCGACCCGGTGACGTTCGCGGGGCTGGCCGGCCTCGGCGACCTCGTCGCGACGTGCAACTCGCCGCTGTCGCGCAACCGCTCGTTCGGCGAACGGCTCGGTCGCGGGGAGTCGCTCGACCAGGCCCAGGAGGCCACGCACGGGCAGGTGGCCGAGGGCGTGAAGTCGTGCCGCGGGGTGCTCGAGCTCGCGCGCCACCACGACATCGACGTCCCCATCACCGCCGCCGTCGAGGCGGTCTGCTTCCGCGGGCTGACCCCGGCCCAGATGCTCGAGCTGCTGATGTCACGCTCGATGAAGTCCGAGAGCTGA
- a CDS encoding lysophospholipid acyltransferase family protein: protein MPKLEKRRGPGHGEPMGPGWRFVWLVLYYPVSALFRLRYRHIDRLPKQGPVIVVVNHVSHVDPFLVSKFVLDAGRVPRFLAKESIFAVPAVGWGMRIMGHIPVRRGTTDARQSLAAATRALNEGKVIVLHPEGTVTRDPDGWPMAGKAGAARLAMLAPDVPVVPVAQWGVQEQVDLYHKKIKLFPRPKHVLSVGEPIDLGDFRGEEPTPRVLREITDVIMRRLRVDVAELRDRPAPDGELFHWTRAGESRGDVA, encoded by the coding sequence GTGCCGAAGCTGGAGAAGCGACGCGGACCCGGCCACGGGGAGCCGATGGGCCCGGGCTGGCGTTTCGTGTGGCTCGTGCTCTACTACCCGGTCTCGGCGCTGTTCCGGTTGCGCTACCGGCACATCGACCGGCTGCCCAAGCAGGGGCCGGTCATCGTCGTCGTCAACCACGTCTCGCACGTCGATCCCTTCCTGGTCTCGAAGTTCGTGCTGGACGCGGGCCGGGTGCCGCGCTTCCTGGCCAAGGAGTCGATCTTCGCGGTGCCCGCCGTCGGGTGGGGCATGCGGATCATGGGCCACATCCCGGTTCGCCGCGGCACGACCGATGCGCGGCAGTCGCTCGCGGCCGCGACCCGGGCGCTGAACGAGGGCAAGGTCATCGTGCTGCATCCGGAGGGCACGGTCACCCGCGACCCGGACGGGTGGCCGATGGCCGGCAAGGCCGGTGCCGCGCGGCTGGCGATGCTCGCGCCCGACGTGCCCGTGGTCCCCGTCGCCCAGTGGGGCGTCCAGGAGCAGGTCGACCTGTACCACAAGAAGATCAAGCTCTTCCCGCGGCCGAAGCACGTCTTGTCCGTCGGGGAGCCGATCGACCTCGGCGACTTCCGCGGGGAGGAGCCGACGCCGCGGGTGCTGCGCGAGATCACCGACGTCATCATGCGGCGGCTGCGCGTCGACGTCGCCGAGCTGCGTGACCGTCCCGCGCCCGACGGCGAGCTGTTCCACTGGACGCGCGCCGGCGAGAGTCGCGGCGACGTGGCATGA